The DNA region GTGGGCGGCAAGCGGATTTGTTCGATCTATCCCGTGCGGCCGCTGCAATGCCGAACGTGGCCGTTCTGGGACTCGAATCTCCACTCGCCCGGGGATTGGGCTGAGGCCGCGGAGGGTTGCCCCGGCATGAACCAGGGCTCGCACTACGAGTACGTGCAGATCGAAGTTCGCCGAACGGCGCAGCAATGGGAGGACGTTTCGACGTGACGCTTTCCCTCGCCGACCGGATTTTGCAGCCGAACCCTGCGCCCGCTGCGCACAGGCCGAATTCGAACGATGCGTTCACCGCCGCGATGCGTGAATTCTATGAAGCGGTCGATGCTTCGATCGCCGCGCAACAGCCGGTCTGCATCAACCGCGGGGACTGCTGCAAGTTCGCCGCATTCGGCCATCGGCTCTACGTGACCGACGTGGAGCTGGCGTATTTCGTTCGCGGCGAGCCGGCCCGACTGGTCGATCCCAATGCCGGGGCCTGTCCCTATCAGGAAGCGGGCCGCTGCACGGCACGCGAGCACCGGCCACTGGGATGCCGGATCTTTTTTTGCGACGAGAATGCCCGCGATTGGCAGGGGCCCGAGTACGAACGGCACCTGGAGCGGCTCAAGGAAATCGGACGTGGTTTCGACATTCCCTATCGCTATCGCGAGTGGTTATCGGCGCTGACCCACGGGATGGCCGAGGTGGTCGCACATTCGCCGTCACCCCTATTGACCAGCCCCCAACGGATTGGATAACATAATACGGGTTGTCCTGCCTTGACGAGGGGTCCCGGTCGCCGCGGCGACCGCCCGCCTGAACACGACCAGACGAAGGAAGATCGATCATGAATCGCCCAAAGAAAGCACTTGTTTTCGTCCTCGGCCTTTTCCTCGCGGCTCCTCTCCTCGGCTGCGGCGTCGGCACGACTCAGGCGGAGAACAACCGCACGATCCGTCGTGTCGCGGAATATGACGCGCGGATGATGACGGACGATCTGGGACTATTGACCCAGACCAACCGACCGGCCCATACATCGCGATGGGTCATCGATTAACGCGATCCCGCGTTTAACTGAATTCGCGTTCTCCCACACAAAAGACGGCGGGTGAGCCCCTTTCGGAACTCACCCGCCGGTTTTTTCATCAGAATCGAATCACGGCGTCGTCGCTACGGCGCTTGGCTGACCTGAACAGCGTAAAAGCTTCCAATGGTGACATTGGCGCATTCATTCACGGTTAGCCCAAAGATAGTGGATGCCAACGGCGTAAAGGTAATTGTGTTGATTTGTGTGGTGGGTGTGGTGCCGGAATTCGCCAACTCGAAATTCAAAATATGTTGCACCCGGATCTGAGGTCGGCTGTTGGCCGTCGGCCCCTCGACCGTGATGGTGACGAGTTTGCCCTCCACGGCGTTGAACACCGTAGCAAGACCTCGAGCCCCACCCTCGGGCGGCGGACAGGCGACGTCGGCGGGGATGGCGGTCCCGGCGCTGGTTGCGATCGCTTCATCAAGGAGTATCGTGTTCCCTGGCGGCGTCGGCGTTGTGCCCGGGCAGGTAGCCGCCACACAAATCGGTACGCAGAGGATCGCCAAACTGATTCGGGCGAGGGTTCTGTATTGGGGCCAATTTAACATGTTCAAAACTCCTAAAAAAAAGACTGCAAGACTCACGTTTGAGAAAACGGAACGCTATTCGGAGCCGCCGGACTCGCTTCGATCCGATCGGCTCGCCACTACGGAACCCTCTTGAATTGCGGAGAATGCGATGGGAAACTGCCAACAACGAAATATACTGTGTGGAGATGTCTTCGGCCAGTCATGAAGTCAAGCTGTTTTACATGTTCGACCCACGCCGAGAACAATCGTACGATCCGGCGCGTCGCGGAGTACGATGGGCGAATGTTGGTGGACGACCTGGGAGTATTGACCCAGACCAACCGAGCGGCCCCCACGTCGCGATGGGTTATTGATTAGTTACCCCCTTGGTCAGGCTGGACGTGCTAAGCATTACGATGGCGTTTCTGGATCGCCAACGCGCAAATTTCCATTCACACCGCAGCGCATCGCACTTAAAAGGACTCTCGTCCAATTCTGCTCCGCGGCCGGTCGCGTTTCTGCTCATCGCAGCAGGAGCCAGAGTCCGAGGGGTACGAGATTCAGGGCGTAGTGGGCCAGGAGGCCCGGCCAGATAGAGTGAGAACGCAGAGTCATATAGGCCACGGCGACACCGCCGGGCATGGCCAGCGCCAACTCCAGCGCGGGCTCGCCGACGTGGACGACCAGGAACAGCACGCCGGACGCCAGGATGGCAAATAGTGAAGCCGGCGTAAGCCCGAACCAGGCGAGCGCGGCGTGCCTTCCAACGCCTGACAGCGATGGCGCAAGTCCCAGCCACCGCAGGCAGCGGCGAATCATCCCTCCCTCCGCAGGCAGAAGGGGGACGATTTCGGGAAGCTTACGCTCCGGCAACAACAGGGCTAGAAGAAAGCCACATATCAAGAAGTGCTCGGGGATCATTGCGATTCCGCCGCAAAGGCCGATGTAGCGAAAGTCGTTCCAAACCTCTTCGATACCCTGGGGGTTGTCGGCGAGAACCCACAGGCCAAATGGGATCGACAGGGCGATCCCCGCGGCGGTAAGTCGCCGCCCCAGGCGGTTCGGCCAACCCAGGCCCATGTCCGACCATCGTCTTCGGGCCAGCACCAAGACCGCGAGGGGAATCACCAATCCGATGACCACGTTGCTGGCGGCCCAAAAGACGTATTCGCTACGGTACGCCGGCCCGGAAACATGGACGTGTCGCCGCCACCAGGCGCCGATCAGTCTCTCGTGCAGGAATAAGTAGCCGTCAAAGGGGGCGGGGAGCAGGTTCGGTAGCCTGCTCCAGAAGACACTGACGTAAATCAGGCCAACGGTGAAAATCAAACCGGTTACAATCATCTTTCTAACCGGGCGAAGCGTAGGGGTTGCAGGTATGGCTGTTTTGGGGCGGCCCCGCATCATCCGGAATCCTTGGAACCTAGGCTGCGAGAGGCATCGTACCAGCTGCGCGGATGGGATCATAAACCTGTTGTGCTCCGAATGATAAGCACATTCTTGATTATCTTTTTCGGTGCCGGTTTTTGGGGCGGAACTACACTTGACAAAATTGGCTCATCTCAACACACTTTGCCACGTCCTCGGCCGTTTCGGTCACCCTATTCGCGGTTTATCGCGGAATGGCGACTGGAAAG from Phycisphaerae bacterium includes:
- a CDS encoding CPBP family intramembrane glutamic endopeptidase, which codes for MIVTGLIFTVGLIYVSVFWSRLPNLLPAPFDGYLFLHERLIGAWWRRHVHVSGPAYRSEYVFWAASNVVIGLVIPLAVLVLARRRWSDMGLGWPNRLGRRLTAAGIALSIPFGLWVLADNPQGIEEVWNDFRYIGLCGGIAMIPEHFLICGFLLALLLPERKLPEIVPLLPAEGGMIRRCLRWLGLAPSLSGVGRHAALAWFGLTPASLFAILASGVLFLVVHVGEPALELALAMPGGVAVAYMTLRSHSIWPGLLAHYALNLVPLGLWLLLR
- a CDS encoding YkgJ family cysteine cluster protein; this translates as MTLSLADRILQPNPAPAAHRPNSNDAFTAAMREFYEAVDASIAAQQPVCINRGDCCKFAAFGHRLYVTDVELAYFVRGEPARLVDPNAGACPYQEAGRCTAREHRPLGCRIFFCDENARDWQGPEYERHLERLKEIGRGFDIPYRYREWLSALTHGMAEVVAHSPSPLLTSPQRIG